In one Nicotiana sylvestris chromosome 8, ASM39365v2, whole genome shotgun sequence genomic region, the following are encoded:
- the LOC138874677 gene encoding secreted RxLR effector protein 161-like — MEILREKEGFVLSQRQFTLNLLKEFDFSGSTVSSPLDPYSKLCADDEPLLSDTSLYMHLVGKLNYLTNTHLDLSLDVICLSQFIQRLCLSYFTAGLRVFRYLCADPSLSDPLFDLIAFCDDDWAACKDSRRSVSGFSIMLGGAPISWKSKKQAPISLSSTEAEYRSMRRVTAQITWLVRLLVDLSSLSSLPIPIHSDSQATIHISRNPVFHE, encoded by the coding sequence ATGGAAATTCTTAGAGAAAAAGAGGGGTTCGTTCTTAGTCAGAGGCAATTTACCTTGAATCTTTTGAAGGAATTTGACTTCTCTGGCTCGACGGTGTCTTCACCACTTGATCCCTATTCCAAGCTTTGTGCTGATGATGAGCCTCTTCTTTCAGATACCAGTCTTTACATGCATTTGGTGGGCAAACTTAATTACCTCACAAATACTCACCTTGACTTGTCACTTGATGTGATCTGCCTCAGTCAATTTATACAAAGGCTCTGCCTTTCTTATTTCACTGCTGGCTTGCGTGTTTTTCGTTATTTGTGTGCAGATCCTTCACTTTCAGACCCTTTATTTGATTTGATAGCCTTTTGTGATGATGATTGGGCGGCTTGCAAAGACTCTAGGAGGTCCGTCAGTGGATTTTCCATCATGCTTGGTGGAGCACCAATCTCCTGGAAATCAAAAAAGCAAGCACCAATATCACTTTCTTCTACAGAGGCAGAATATAGGTCTATGAGGCGAGTTACTGCACAAATTACCTGGTTGGTACGCCTGCTTGTAGATCTATCTTCTCTATCTTCTCTTCCTATTCCGATTCACTCCGACAGCCAAGCAACAATACACATCTCCCGTAATCCTGTCTTTCACGAGTGA